The following coding sequences lie in one Synechococcus sp. CC9902 genomic window:
- a CDS encoding sulfotransferase family protein, which yields MTSDPTFLLGVGAQKAGTSWLHDQLNRRKDADFGFCKEYHVFDALTLDAFARYRPQKPPLWRWRTWRRERFFQDPTRYFDYFTGLLNRPGYRLSGDITPSYSCLSANTLRWIRNAFRERSVRTCPVFILRDPIERLLSQQRMQLRKKKQLNPADELRAFHKLAEKLERTPSLRSDYVRTLRSLNESFAKEDICLMLFEQLFDASSHQHLYEQLTLPYQPMDIAKKVNASSSTTPVPEEILARIGKTQATTYRTLLREQPQLNLDRHWPTATQWCT from the coding sequence TTGACTTCTGATCCCACTTTCTTACTGGGCGTGGGTGCCCAGAAAGCAGGAACTTCCTGGCTTCATGATCAGCTCAACCGCCGCAAAGACGCGGACTTTGGCTTTTGCAAGGAATATCACGTCTTCGATGCGCTAACCCTGGACGCCTTCGCCCGCTACCGCCCCCAAAAACCTCCTCTCTGGCGCTGGCGTACGTGGCGTCGCGAGCGCTTCTTTCAAGATCCAACTCGGTATTTCGACTACTTCACCGGGCTACTGAATCGACCTGGGTACCGACTCAGCGGTGACATCACACCCTCCTATTCCTGCCTAAGCGCCAACACACTTCGATGGATTCGCAATGCCTTCAGGGAACGCTCCGTTCGCACTTGCCCAGTTTTCATCCTGCGTGACCCGATTGAGCGCCTGCTCTCCCAACAACGGATGCAGCTCCGCAAGAAAAAGCAGCTCAACCCGGCCGATGAACTGCGGGCATTTCACAAACTTGCCGAGAAATTGGAGCGGACTCCGAGCTTACGGAGCGACTACGTCAGGACCCTGCGATCCCTCAACGAAAGCTTCGCCAAAGAGGACATCTGCCTAATGCTGTTCGAGCAACTCTTTGATGCATCTAGCCACCAACATCTCTACGAACAGCTAACACTTCCCTATCAGCCGATGGACATCGCCAAAAAGGTGAATGCCAGCAGCTCGACTACTCCTGTGCCCGAAGAGATCCTGGCGCGAATCGGAAAAACTCAGGCAACTACCTACAGAACATTGCTCAGAGAGCAGCCTCAGCTGAATCTCGATCGACATTGGCCCACCGCTACACAATGGTGCACTTAA
- the kdsA gene encoding 3-deoxy-8-phosphooctulonate synthase gives MVARQVQLGNITFANDRPFVLLGGVNVLEDLDFALHCASHYKTVCERLGIPLVFKASYDKANRSSIHSFRGPGLEQGLSILEAVKNTHGIPVITDVHTPEGAVAAAAVADIIQLPAFLARQTDLVTAMANTGAVINIKKPQFLSPEQMANIVEKFKECGNEQLLLCERGSNFGYDNLVVDMLGFGVMKQTCQDIPLIFDVTHALQCRDPGCAASGGRRSQVVDLARSGMAIGLAGLFLEAHPNPAQARCDGPSALPLNLLEPFLTQVKAIDDLVKGMPMLQIK, from the coding sequence ATCGTGGCGCGCCAGGTTCAACTCGGAAACATCACGTTCGCGAACGACCGACCCTTTGTCCTGCTGGGCGGCGTGAATGTTCTGGAAGACTTGGACTTCGCACTGCACTGCGCAAGCCATTACAAAACCGTCTGTGAACGCCTTGGCATTCCCTTGGTGTTTAAAGCCTCCTACGACAAAGCCAACCGATCCTCCATCCATTCTTTTCGTGGCCCTGGCCTCGAACAAGGGCTAAGCATCCTTGAAGCCGTCAAAAACACCCACGGCATCCCAGTGATCACCGATGTCCATACCCCCGAGGGGGCTGTGGCTGCAGCGGCGGTTGCCGACATCATTCAACTGCCAGCGTTCCTGGCCCGCCAAACGGATTTGGTCACCGCGATGGCCAACACCGGGGCTGTCATCAACATCAAGAAACCCCAGTTCCTAAGCCCGGAACAGATGGCCAACATCGTTGAAAAGTTCAAAGAGTGCGGCAATGAGCAGTTGTTGTTATGCGAACGCGGCAGCAATTTTGGCTACGACAACCTCGTGGTCGACATGCTCGGTTTTGGGGTCATGAAGCAAACCTGCCAAGACATCCCACTGATTTTCGACGTGACTCACGCTCTGCAATGTCGCGATCCCGGATGTGCCGCATCGGGTGGTCGTCGATCCCAAGTTGTCGATCTGGCCCGCTCTGGGATGGCCATCGGACTGGCAGGCCTGTTCTTAGAAGCGCACCCCAACCCAGCACAAGCTCGTTGCGACGGTCCCAGCGCCCTGCCCCTAAACCTGCTCGAACCATTCCTCACCCAGGTCAAAGCCATCGACGATCTCGTGAAGGGCATGCCAATGCTCCAGATCAAGTGA
- a CDS encoding UvrD-helicase domain-containing protein: MSFLAGLNDAQRRAVDHHQGPLLVVAGAGSGKTRALTHRIAHLIGEHGADPGQILAVTFTNKAAREMKERLELLLAQRLAQSQFGQPWSTLPPVQQRQLRSRIYREITKELWIGTFHALFARMLRFDIDKFRDPDGLTWTKQFSIYDEADAQSLVKEIVTQELQMDPKRFEPKKVRWAISNAKNQGWLPDQLEANAEGQRGKLTADVYRRYRKALAANNALDFDDLLLLPVQLLQQNEQVRRYWHRRFCHVLVDEYQDTNRTQYDLIKLLVTDGKEPQAYDDWSGRSVFVVGDADQSIYSFRAADFTILMGFQDDFGDQAPDDATRTMVKLEENYRSTATILAAANALISNNSERIDKVLRPTRGEGELITLTRCDDEIAEAEAVVHRLRMMEAANPDLSWGDMAVLYRTNAQSRAMEESLVRWGIPYIVVGGLRFYDRREIKDLLAYLRLLVNPADTVSLLRVINVPKRGIGKTTIQRLTDAANQLGIPLWDVVSDAEAVRSLGGRSAKGLLQFCELVNDLKTQVQTAAPSELLQQVMEKSGYVSELITEGTDEAEERRRNLQELVNAALQYQEENDDGNLEGFLASAALSSDADNKDTAADRVTLMTLHSSKGLEFPVVCLVGLEQGLFPSYRSLDDPASLEEERRLCYVGITRAKERLFLSHASERRLWGGMREAAVPSVFLSELPEALVQGDLPQTGGAALRRERRLDRLTRVDRGQPSSAPANAVRRRQAGPAPGRSWSVGDKVTHSSFGVGEITHTFGSGEKISIAVKFVGMGPKILDPRLAPIEPLPDSDG; the protein is encoded by the coding sequence ATGAGCTTTTTGGCCGGCCTCAACGACGCCCAACGCCGGGCGGTGGATCACCACCAGGGGCCTTTGCTGGTGGTGGCTGGTGCAGGGAGTGGGAAGACGCGTGCTCTCACCCATCGCATCGCCCACCTCATTGGAGAGCACGGAGCCGATCCAGGCCAAATCTTGGCCGTCACCTTTACGAATAAGGCGGCTCGGGAAATGAAGGAGCGGCTGGAGCTGTTGTTGGCCCAACGCCTGGCCCAGAGTCAATTTGGTCAGCCTTGGAGCACACTGCCGCCGGTGCAACAGCGGCAGCTGCGATCTCGGATTTATCGGGAGATCACGAAGGAGCTTTGGATCGGAACATTCCATGCCTTGTTCGCCCGGATGCTGCGCTTCGATATCGACAAATTCCGGGATCCAGACGGACTCACCTGGACCAAGCAGTTTTCGATCTACGACGAAGCCGACGCCCAAAGCCTGGTGAAGGAGATCGTTACCCAGGAATTGCAGATGGATCCGAAGCGCTTCGAGCCCAAGAAGGTGCGCTGGGCGATCAGCAATGCCAAAAATCAGGGTTGGTTGCCAGACCAGCTCGAAGCGAATGCGGAAGGTCAGCGCGGCAAGCTCACGGCGGATGTGTATCGCCGTTACCGCAAAGCCTTGGCGGCAAACAATGCCCTCGACTTTGACGACCTGTTGCTGCTACCGGTTCAGTTGCTCCAGCAAAACGAACAGGTTCGTCGGTACTGGCATCGACGTTTTTGTCATGTGCTGGTGGATGAATATCAAGACACCAATCGCACCCAGTACGACTTGATCAAGTTGCTGGTGACGGATGGCAAGGAGCCGCAGGCCTACGACGACTGGTCTGGTCGTTCGGTTTTTGTTGTGGGCGATGCCGATCAGAGCATCTATAGCTTTCGTGCCGCCGACTTCACGATCCTGATGGGCTTTCAGGACGATTTCGGTGATCAAGCGCCGGATGATGCCACGCGCACGATGGTGAAGCTCGAGGAGAACTACCGCTCCACGGCCACGATTCTGGCTGCGGCGAATGCTCTGATTTCCAACAACAGTGAGCGGATCGACAAGGTGCTCCGCCCCACCCGCGGTGAGGGGGAGTTGATCACGCTCACACGCTGCGACGACGAAATTGCCGAGGCGGAGGCGGTGGTGCATCGGCTCCGCATGATGGAAGCTGCGAATCCCGATCTGAGCTGGGGTGACATGGCGGTGCTCTACCGCACCAATGCCCAGTCGCGGGCCATGGAGGAATCGTTGGTGCGCTGGGGCATTCCCTACATCGTTGTGGGTGGACTTCGCTTTTACGACCGCCGCGAGATCAAGGATTTGTTGGCGTACCTGCGCCTTTTGGTGAATCCTGCCGACACGGTCAGCTTGCTTCGGGTGATCAATGTGCCCAAGCGTGGGATTGGTAAAACCACCATTCAGCGCCTCACCGATGCGGCTAATCAGCTCGGCATTCCCCTTTGGGATGTGGTGAGTGATGCGGAAGCAGTGCGTTCACTGGGTGGACGCTCGGCCAAAGGATTGCTGCAATTTTGCGAGCTCGTGAATGATCTGAAAACTCAGGTGCAAACGGCTGCGCCATCGGAGCTGCTCCAGCAGGTGATGGAAAAAAGTGGTTATGTCAGCGAGTTAATCACCGAGGGAACTGACGAAGCCGAGGAACGCCGTCGCAATCTTCAAGAACTGGTGAATGCTGCTTTGCAGTACCAGGAGGAAAACGACGATGGCAATTTGGAGGGATTTTTGGCTTCTGCTGCGCTGTCGAGCGATGCCGATAACAAAGACACTGCAGCGGATCGTGTCACCTTGATGACCTTGCACAGCAGCAAAGGTTTGGAGTTTCCTGTGGTCTGCCTTGTGGGGTTAGAGCAGGGCCTCTTCCCGAGTTATCGCTCCTTGGATGACCCTGCATCCCTGGAAGAGGAGCGGCGGCTTTGTTATGTCGGAATCACCCGTGCCAAGGAGCGTCTTTTCCTCTCCCACGCCAGCGAGCGTCGTCTTTGGGGTGGCATGCGTGAGGCGGCCGTTCCGTCCGTTTTCCTCTCTGAGTTGCCCGAGGCGTTGGTGCAGGGTGATCTTCCGCAAACGGGCGGTGCGGCTCTAAGGCGCGAGCGCCGCTTGGATCGACTCACCCGGGTCGATCGCGGCCAACCCTCATCGGCTCCTGCAAACGCTGTGCGTCGTCGTCAGGCAGGACCAGCCCCTGGCCGTAGTTGGTCTGTGGGGGACAAGGTCACCCATTCCAGCTTTGGTGTTGGAGAGATCACTCACACCTTCGGTAGTGGTGAAAAAATCTCGATTGCGGTCAAATTCGTGGGAATGGGGCCGAAAATTTTGGATCCACGCCTAGCGCCGATTGAGCCACTCCCCGACAGTGATGGCTAA
- a CDS encoding glycosyltransferase — protein MSTAQLPIPIFIGYDPRERAATNVLIDSLYQHSSVPLAITPLVTPQLENQGLFQRERDPKQSTAFSFTRFLVPYLMEYQGWALFMDCDMLCQADIKALWDQRDDRYGAMCVQHEHVPGETVKFLGEVQSAYPKKNWSSLMLLNCSRCKNLTVDYVNTASGLELHRFHWLEGDHEIGAIEGGWNHLVDVQRPPAQEEPAPMLHWTLGGPWFREQRTMGGPLAAQWFAARDEAIKLWD, from the coding sequence GTGTCGACCGCCCAGCTGCCGATTCCGATTTTCATCGGCTACGACCCGCGTGAGCGTGCTGCCACCAACGTTTTGATCGACAGTTTGTACCAGCACAGCAGTGTGCCGCTGGCGATTACACCCTTGGTGACGCCGCAGTTGGAAAACCAGGGGTTATTCCAGCGTGAACGGGATCCCAAGCAGAGCACCGCGTTTTCTTTCACGCGTTTCTTAGTGCCCTATTTGATGGAGTATCAGGGCTGGGCTCTGTTCATGGATTGCGACATGCTCTGCCAAGCCGACATCAAGGCGTTGTGGGATCAGCGTGATGATCGTTATGGCGCCATGTGCGTACAGCATGAGCATGTTCCTGGAGAAACGGTGAAGTTCCTCGGCGAAGTGCAGAGCGCTTATCCGAAGAAGAATTGGAGTTCTCTGATGTTGCTGAACTGCAGCCGCTGTAAAAACCTCACTGTGGATTACGTCAATACGGCTTCGGGGTTGGAGCTGCATCGTTTCCATTGGTTGGAGGGTGATCACGAGATCGGAGCCATTGAGGGGGGATGGAACCACTTGGTGGATGTGCAGCGCCCTCCAGCACAGGAGGAGCCGGCGCCAATGCTGCATTGGACCCTCGGTGGCCCTTGGTTTCGCGAACAACGCACGATGGGAGGCCCGCTGGCCGCTCAATGGTTTGCTGCCCGCGATGAAGCCATCAAGCTCTGGGATTAA
- the kdsB gene encoding 3-deoxy-manno-octulosonate cytidylyltransferase — translation MAIQKCVVAVPARLQSSRLPNKVLADIGGKPMIQRVLERCRESTSVNAVVLCTDSQELQQRAAVWGFPVLMTAESCSSGSDRIASVADALMALAWGDATPAAEQTAVINVQGDQPFIDPQVIDAMAAEFRRLDPVPAVVTPVYGLKPETVHNPNVVKTLLAHDGRALYFSRSAIPHVRDVDPSQWHRHTTYWGHVGMYGFRGDVLAGWNRLPASPLEDLERLEQLRLIEAGLTMATFEVQGTSLSVDTAEQLEQARSMV, via the coding sequence ATGGCAATTCAGAAATGTGTCGTTGCTGTTCCAGCTCGTTTGCAGTCGTCGCGGCTGCCCAACAAAGTGCTGGCCGATATCGGTGGAAAACCGATGATTCAGCGGGTTCTCGAGCGTTGTCGTGAATCCACGTCGGTAAATGCCGTAGTGCTTTGTACCGATAGCCAGGAGCTTCAGCAGCGGGCCGCGGTTTGGGGATTTCCCGTCTTGATGACTGCTGAATCCTGCAGCTCTGGAAGCGACAGGATCGCTTCAGTAGCCGACGCGCTGATGGCCCTCGCCTGGGGGGATGCAACTCCTGCGGCAGAGCAAACCGCTGTGATCAATGTTCAGGGGGACCAGCCGTTTATTGATCCCCAGGTGATTGACGCGATGGCGGCTGAGTTCCGCCGACTTGACCCCGTCCCAGCAGTTGTCACTCCGGTATATGGCTTGAAGCCAGAGACAGTTCACAACCCCAATGTGGTGAAAACGTTGTTGGCTCACGATGGGCGCGCGTTGTATTTCTCGCGGTCCGCGATTCCCCACGTGCGTGATGTGGATCCCTCGCAATGGCATCGCCACACCACCTACTGGGGACATGTAGGGATGTATGGCTTCCGTGGAGATGTGTTGGCGGGTTGGAATCGACTTCCGGCGTCACCCCTCGAAGATTTGGAACGCCTCGAACAACTTCGTTTGATTGAAGCTGGCCTCACCATGGCCACCTTTGAAGTGCAGGGAACCTCCTTGTCGGTCGACACCGCTGAACAGCTGGAACAAGCAAGGTCAATGGTTTGA
- a CDS encoding KdsC family phosphatase gives MRGWRWWRIGKRLRQIKLLVLDVDGVLTDGGLWFDASGQLTKRFDVRDGLGIRLLQQAGVEIAFLSGGQGGATEVRAHQLGIQHCLVGIKDKPEALLQLQQQLGIDSSETAFVGDDLNDLAVRPVVGLLIAPADACAPVRLGAHAVLRKRGGHGAIRELAETILQDRGRWQNLKRDGWRDRND, from the coding sequence ATGAGGGGATGGCGCTGGTGGCGAATCGGAAAGCGGCTGAGACAGATCAAGTTGCTCGTGCTCGATGTCGACGGCGTGCTCACGGATGGAGGACTTTGGTTTGATGCAAGCGGGCAGCTAACCAAACGCTTCGATGTGCGGGATGGTCTCGGCATTCGCTTGCTGCAACAGGCAGGAGTCGAAATCGCCTTTCTCAGCGGAGGGCAAGGGGGCGCGACTGAGGTGAGGGCCCACCAACTGGGAATCCAACACTGTCTTGTGGGCATCAAAGACAAGCCTGAGGCGCTGCTCCAGCTCCAACAACAACTCGGGATCGACAGTTCGGAAACGGCCTTCGTCGGTGACGACCTCAATGACTTAGCCGTGCGCCCAGTTGTTGGACTCCTAATCGCTCCAGCCGATGCATGCGCGCCGGTGCGGTTGGGAGCCCATGCTGTTTTGCGAAAACGAGGAGGCCACGGCGCCATCCGGGAACTCGCAGAAACGATCCTTCAAGACCGTGGACGTTGGCAAAACCTGAAGCGGGATGGGTGGCGCGATCGAAATGATTAA
- a CDS encoding KpsF/GutQ family sugar-phosphate isomerase gives MTCMTMGRSSWISVLSALTRCLQEEASAISTAAERLSSEQVEAAIQLLERCADRKAKLVITGVGKSGIVARKIAATFSSIGLMALYLNPLDALHGDLGVVAPEDVCLMLSNSGETTELLEVLPHLKRRGTGRIAIVGRAESSLGRGSDVVLEASIDREVCPLNLAPTASTAVAMAIGDALAAVWMERRGISPADFALNHPAGSLGKQLTMTAADLMVPVSKLHPLQPDTSLPDVIGGLTRDGIGSGWVEDPTSPGSLMGILTDGDLRRALQDHNANTWSSLTAADLMTADPITVRADVLVVKALEQMENNRRKAISVLPVVGDNKQLIGLLRLHDLVQAGLA, from the coding sequence ATGACGTGCATGACAATGGGCCGATCATCGTGGATCTCGGTCTTGTCTGCTCTGACCCGTTGCCTGCAAGAGGAAGCCTCAGCAATCTCCACCGCAGCAGAACGACTCAGTAGTGAGCAGGTTGAGGCCGCGATCCAGCTGCTGGAACGTTGCGCTGATCGAAAAGCCAAGCTGGTGATTACTGGGGTAGGCAAGAGCGGCATCGTGGCCCGAAAAATCGCCGCCACGTTTTCATCCATTGGCTTGATGGCGTTGTACCTCAACCCTCTTGATGCTTTGCATGGAGATCTGGGTGTTGTGGCACCAGAAGATGTCTGTTTGATGCTCTCCAACAGTGGAGAAACCACTGAATTGCTCGAAGTGCTGCCCCATCTCAAACGACGGGGAACCGGCCGCATCGCCATCGTTGGCCGAGCCGAGTCATCCCTTGGTCGTGGCAGCGATGTGGTGCTGGAGGCCAGCATCGACCGCGAGGTGTGTCCGCTCAATCTGGCTCCTACCGCCAGCACAGCTGTTGCCATGGCCATTGGCGACGCGCTGGCGGCGGTGTGGATGGAGCGTCGAGGCATCTCGCCCGCCGATTTCGCCCTGAATCACCCAGCCGGCTCCTTGGGAAAGCAACTCACGATGACCGCTGCAGACCTGATGGTTCCCGTGAGCAAGTTGCACCCCCTTCAACCGGACACATCCCTTCCGGACGTGATCGGAGGATTAACCCGAGATGGGATTGGCAGCGGCTGGGTCGAAGACCCCACATCTCCAGGCTCTCTCATGGGAATCCTCACGGATGGAGACCTGCGACGAGCCCTTCAAGACCACAACGCCAACACCTGGAGCAGCCTGACGGCCGCCGATCTGATGACAGCCGACCCCATCACAGTCCGTGCCGATGTGTTGGTGGTGAAAGCCTTAGAGCAGATGGAAAACAACCGACGCAAAGCGATTTCAGTGCTCCCAGTTGTTGGAGACAACAAACAGCTCATCGGTCTGTTGCGTCTCCATGATCTCGTTCAAGCAGGCCTGGCATGA
- a CDS encoding CCA tRNA nucleotidyltransferase, with product MNLTGVPSSLLAELRSAAVGAGVKRLAIVGGAVRDGLLHERYGRVWTGVPDLDWILEGDAMRLAAELVKRCGEQRVTELQNYGSFGTVALQLDGIALDFAMARKETYPMPGENPVVEPGSLDSDLVRRDFTINAMAQDLLSGQLIDPHRGQQDLAERRLVFLHDESVSDDPTRVIRASRYAARLGFVLSPEALQQVTATVRRWPWSWQLHDAPDQAPPALANRLRMELDRLFAGEPWALALDCLEEWQAMALLDPSLQHDRGRNRRIAWAQRLGLPLLPAWLAGAPDPEAVARRLGVPGQQQRWLKQLLQLQDWLVSTDAPDVHAAPDVWTAALENQGWMPETVAFMVCSQPPQWKPLLRWWGRWRHLKSPRSARDLIADGWSSGPALGNELQRLRLEALKRSR from the coding sequence ATGAACCTGACCGGTGTGCCGTCCTCTTTGCTGGCTGAGTTGCGATCGGCGGCTGTGGGTGCAGGTGTGAAGCGGTTGGCGATTGTCGGTGGTGCTGTGCGGGATGGCCTGCTCCATGAGCGCTATGGCCGGGTTTGGACAGGTGTGCCTGATTTGGATTGGATTCTCGAAGGTGACGCCATGCGCCTTGCCGCTGAGCTAGTGAAACGGTGTGGAGAGCAACGGGTGACCGAACTTCAGAACTACGGGAGCTTTGGCACGGTTGCCCTGCAGCTCGATGGCATTGCCTTGGATTTCGCGATGGCGCGCAAGGAGACCTACCCCATGCCAGGTGAGAACCCCGTGGTTGAACCAGGCTCGTTGGACTCTGATCTAGTGCGTCGCGATTTCACGATCAACGCGATGGCTCAGGATCTGCTGTCTGGACAGCTCATCGATCCGCACCGAGGTCAGCAGGATTTGGCCGAACGACGTTTGGTGTTTCTCCATGATGAGAGCGTGTCGGATGACCCCACCCGTGTGATCCGTGCCAGTCGTTATGCGGCTCGGTTGGGATTTGTTCTGTCGCCGGAGGCGCTGCAGCAAGTGACTGCCACGGTGCGGCGTTGGCCATGGTCTTGGCAATTGCACGATGCACCGGATCAGGCTCCACCGGCATTGGCGAATCGACTGCGGATGGAGCTCGATCGTCTGTTTGCGGGTGAGCCTTGGGCTTTGGCACTCGATTGTTTAGAGGAGTGGCAGGCAATGGCGTTGTTGGATCCGTCCTTGCAGCACGATCGGGGCCGAAACCGTCGAATTGCTTGGGCGCAACGGCTTGGACTTCCCTTGCTACCGGCCTGGCTAGCGGGTGCACCGGATCCCGAGGCGGTTGCCCGTCGCTTGGGTGTGCCTGGTCAACAGCAGCGGTGGCTCAAGCAGCTTCTGCAGCTTCAGGATTGGTTGGTGTCTACAGATGCACCTGACGTTCATGCGGCCCCAGACGTCTGGACTGCTGCTCTGGAGAACCAGGGCTGGATGCCAGAAACAGTGGCCTTCATGGTGTGCTCACAACCCCCGCAATGGAAACCGTTGTTGCGCTGGTGGGGGCGTTGGCGACATCTGAAATCACCCAGAAGCGCTCGGGATCTCATCGCCGATGGTTGGTCGTCTGGTCCCGCATTAGGGAATGAATTGCAGCGTCTACGCCTGGAGGCGCTGAAGCGAAGCCGATGA
- a CDS encoding glycosyltransferase family 39 protein, translated as MIGSRSASIVLVVALVCAGFALKALWLIDATALWSDELYSVGKSFQASPAALLSMLRHDTHPPLYYAVLWGWGQLVGQSPITLRLLSWLAYGAGGVVMVAQARALAVHKRLGWTVSLAALMAFCSPYPIRFSIEGKSYALLVLFVALAWWWRNQGRLVPYALAVALASLTHFYGLFLLVAAGAWDGSRRRWGLCLAAGLGVIPALAWIAYASDYLFSSKAGSWIGGPSFALLEDTLARGLGVWPLPKLALLLLTLVILRRWGGLKPVRWLDVDLLDRTGVIPSGLMVVGVVLISFFKPLAFGRYFVVLIPALVPVLAVLLGDAQLNRGGRLFAGVVLMMVIGSWWGPGFAELDSGLGGVREQDQFRMVSRYTDGLVERYSPRARLLNLSDRMEQSMGRMAPPVAAWGDRSALHQRLSITPHPSVIWLASSGPEQALFRKLNPLHEEVEQLGYRCVDRSQGLSHGRILQCQLESKLNPVP; from the coding sequence ATGATTGGGTCCCGTTCGGCTTCGATCGTCCTGGTCGTGGCTTTGGTGTGTGCAGGATTTGCCTTGAAGGCTCTCTGGCTCATCGATGCCACGGCGCTCTGGAGCGACGAGTTGTACAGCGTGGGTAAGAGTTTTCAAGCCAGTCCGGCGGCTTTGCTTTCAATGCTTCGCCACGACACCCATCCACCTCTTTATTACGCCGTGCTTTGGGGATGGGGCCAGCTGGTGGGGCAAAGCCCGATCACCCTGCGGTTGCTCTCATGGCTCGCCTACGGCGCGGGTGGGGTTGTGATGGTGGCCCAGGCAAGGGCCTTGGCTGTGCACAAGCGTCTGGGCTGGACCGTCTCATTGGCGGCGCTGATGGCGTTTTGTAGCCCCTATCCCATCCGTTTTTCGATTGAAGGCAAGAGCTATGCCCTGCTGGTGTTGTTTGTGGCTTTGGCTTGGTGGTGGCGCAACCAAGGCCGTCTTGTCCCCTATGCCTTAGCGGTGGCCCTGGCTTCACTAACTCATTTTTATGGTCTCTTTTTGCTGGTGGCTGCTGGGGCTTGGGACGGCTCGCGCCGTCGCTGGGGATTGTGCTTGGCTGCTGGCCTGGGGGTAATCCCAGCCCTGGCTTGGATCGCCTACGCCTCCGACTATCTCTTCAGCTCGAAGGCCGGCAGCTGGATTGGCGGCCCAAGCTTTGCGTTGTTGGAGGACACCTTGGCTCGAGGGCTTGGCGTTTGGCCCCTGCCCAAGTTGGCCCTGCTGCTACTCACGCTTGTAATCCTGCGTCGTTGGGGTGGTCTGAAGCCAGTGCGCTGGCTCGATGTTGATCTGTTGGATCGCACTGGTGTGATCCCATCGGGCTTGATGGTGGTTGGGGTGGTGCTGATCTCTTTCTTCAAGCCCCTCGCCTTTGGTCGTTATTTCGTTGTGCTGATTCCGGCTCTTGTGCCTGTCTTGGCAGTTCTGCTTGGAGATGCTCAGTTGAATCGCGGGGGGCGCTTGTTCGCTGGCGTTGTTTTGATGATGGTGATCGGCAGCTGGTGGGGGCCAGGGTTTGCTGAGCTCGACTCGGGATTGGGCGGAGTGCGCGAACAGGATCAGTTTCGAATGGTGAGCCGGTATACGGATGGATTGGTTGAGCGATATAGCCCTCGAGCGCGCCTGCTCAACCTCAGTGATCGGATGGAGCAATCGATGGGGCGAATGGCTCCTCCCGTCGCTGCATGGGGAGATCGCAGTGCCTTGCATCAACGGTTGTCGATCACCCCACATCCCTCCGTGATTTGGTTGGCCAGTAGTGGGCCCGAACAGGCGCTTTTCCGCAAACTGAACCCATTGCACGAAGAGGTTGAGCAGCTGGGCTATCGCTGCGTTGACCGTTCACAAGGTCTTAGCCATGGCCGGATCCTGCAATGCCAACTTGAATCCAAGCTGAATCCTGTGCCATAA